The genomic interval ACACGACCCGGGTGGCGGGCAAAGAAAAGCAGCAGGTCAAATTCCCGTGCGGTCAGTTCGACCTGGTGGTCATCAATTATCACCTGGCGCCGATCAACATCGATCACCATGCCGTCCCACTGCAAAATCTGCCCGGGAGTTTCCGTAATGTCGGGCTGCTTCAGCGCATCCACCCGCCTGAATAGCGCCTTGATACGGGCAATCAGTTCCGGGATGCTGAAAGGTTTGGTCAGATAATCATCTGCACCCATCTCCAGCCCCAGCACCCGATCGAGTTCACTTGATTTGGCTGTCAGCATCAGGATAGGAATGTAACCAGCCGTTTCACGCATCTGCCGACAGAGTGTCAGTCCATCGGTATCAGGCAGCATCAGATCAAGCACAACAAGCTGGTAACCCCCCTCGGCAAACAGCGACAGGGCGGAGCCGCCATCACCGGCAATGTCTGCATCACAGCCGATATCAGCCAGATGCTCCTGCACCAGGCGGGAGATATCGGGTTCATCTTCTACTATCAGCACCTTGCGCTGCATGAAATTTTCTCTTAACTAAAGATTCAGAGTTGATCATCACCCTCAGTGAGTACGAGGCAGGATGATAAGCACTCAGAGCCAAACTGCTGAATAGATACCTGGAAACAGCATTTATTGGGATACAAAGGTCGTAAAGAGAAGCGGGGTGCGCAGAGATCAGCCATAAAATGTATTAGTTCAGACCCAATCTGACACATCCTCTTGAAAAAGAGAGGGTTACCGGTTTTGATGAAGGTGACGAAACCTGAAATCAAAACACATAAGAGGTAACCCTCATGCTTCATAGTAATGATCGTATCATCAAACACAAGGTTGGCCTGCTGAACCTGGCCGATGAATTGGGCAATGTCGCCAAGGCATGCAAAATGATGGGAGTGTCACGGGACACCTTCTATCGCTACAAGGATGCCGTGGATGAAGGTGGTGTTGATGCCCTACTGGAGAAGAGTCGCCGCGTCCCCAACCTGAAGAACCGTATTGACCCTCAGGTCGAGAATGCTGTTGTTCAGTATGCGACAGATGAACCTGCCCACGGACAGGTTAGGGTCTCTAACGAACTGCGTAAGAAAGGTGTCTTCGTCTCCCCCAGCGGGGTACGTAGCATCTGGCTTCGTAATGACCTGGGCAACTTCAAGCAGCGCCTCAAGGCGCTAGAAGCCAAGGTAGCAGAGGATGGTATTATCCTCACCGAATCGCAGGTACAGGCTCTCGAGCGTAAGAAGCTTGATGATGAGGCCTGTGGTGAAATAGATACCGCCCACCCTGGCTATCTTGGTTGGGAGTGTTAGAAATTCTGTGTCATTTCAGTAAAATTAGCAAAAATAGGAATGACACATGTCTGAACAATTCGATTTCAATAAAGCCCTGGCTGCCTTGCAGAACGGTCAAGACCTGACTGGCAAGAATGGCATCCTTACTCCACTCATCAAGCAACTGACAGAAGCAGCTCTCAAGGCTGAACTGGAGTCACATCTCGCGCTTGATGAAGCATCAAATCGTAAGAACGGCTCCAGCAGGAAAACGATCAAGTCAACGTCAGGAAGCTTCGATCTGGACACCCCCAGAGACCGTGCAGGCTCCTTTGAGCCACAACTGATCAAGAAGCACCAGACCCACCTGACTGATGAGATTGAGCGCAAGATTATCTCCATGTTTGGCCTGGGAATGAGCTACCAGGATATCGCCTCACATGTTGCTGAACTCTACGGTCTGAGCATCTCCAACGCACTGATCAGCAGTGTAACTGACAAGCTCATCCCCGAGCTGAAGCAGTGGCAACAGCGCCCTCTGGAGAGCCATTACCCATTTGTCTGGCTGGATGCCATCCACTACAAGGTCAAAGAGGATGGACGCTATGGCAGCAAGGCCGTCTACACCGTGCTGGGCCTGAACCTGGAGGGCAAGAAGGAGATACTCGGCCTCTATCTCTCTGAAAGTGAAGGAGCTAACTTTTGGCTATCGGTACTGACTGATCTCAGTAATCGCGGTATAGAGGATATCCTGATTGCCTCTGTCGATGGACTGAAAGGCTTTCCAGAGGCCATTAACAGCATCTTTCCTGATACAGAGGTTCAGCTCTGCGTGATACACCAGATCCGCAACTCGATGAAGTACGTTGCCTCTAAGAATCAGAAAGCCTTTATGGCCGATCTAAAGCCCGTCTACAAGGCAGTGAACAAGGAGGCGGCAGAGGCGGCGCTGGGCGAGCTGGAGAGTCGCTGGGGCGCCCAGTACCCAATCGTACTCAAGTCGTGGCGCAGCAAGTGGGAAAATCTATCTGTCTACTTCAAATACCCTGCGGACATCCGTCGCGTGGTTTACACCACCAATGCCATTGAGGCTGTACATCGGCAGTTCCGTAAGCTGACCAAAACCAAGGGGGCCTTCCCGAATGAAAACAGCCTCATGAAGCTGCTCTATATGGGAATCCAGAATGCTTCAAAGAAATGGACCATGCCGATTCAGAACTGGAATTTGACTCTGTCCCAGTTGTCGATATATTTTGAAGGCCGGTTAGATGGCGTTTTGGATATTTAACCGATTAGGCTGACACAGAATTCTGAACGCCCTCTCTTGGTTCCCAGGACACCTTCTACGTCGGCACTTTCAAGGGTGTCGGCCGGGTGTATCAGCAAACCTATGTTGATACCTACTGCAAGATGGCTCACTGCAAGCTGTACACCACCAAGACACCTATTACGGCAGCCGACCTACTCAATGACCGTGTACTCCCTTTTTATGTCTCACAGGAACTTCCTGTGTTGCGTATTCTTACCGACAGGGGTACCGAATACTGCGGTAAGGTGGAGCAGCATGACTACCAGCTTTATCTGGCAGTAAATGATATCGAGCACACCCGTACCAAGGTGCGGCATCCTCAAACCAACGGGATCTGCGAGCGCTTCCATAAGACCATTCTGCAAGAGTTTTATCAGCCTGCGCTACGCAGAAAAATCTACAACACGCTCGAAGAGCTGCAAGTCGATCTGGACGAATGGCTCGACATCTACAATACTGAGCGAACACATCAGGGTAAAAAGTGCTGTGGCAGAACGCCTATGCAAACGCTCCTTGATGGAAAAACGATTTGGAAGGAAAAATTCGTGAACTGAATTTGACCTGACAAACACCTTCTAAAAAGTCGGTAACTGTCAGATCAAGTCTGAATTACTACACATAAAAAATCAGGGCATTCCTCTGCGCATTCTCTGTGCCCAGCTTTAGAACGCTAACTCAAAACCGGTTCACTTTTTCACATCTCTTTCTTCATCATCTCACCTTCCATGGGCTCCTTCATCATTTTCTTATCCATCATCTCACCCTTCGCCGTCATCTTTCCGTCCATCATCTCACCTTTCATGGGCTCCTTCATCGTCTTTTCATGCATCATCTCACCCTTCATAGGCTTCTTCTCCATCATTTTTTCACCGGACATATGTGTATCCATAACCTCACTCTCCATTTTCTCACCTGTCATATCGGTAGAGCATGCGGCCAGTGCAACGGACATCAGGGTAATGCCAAGAATGCTTGTAACTGTCTGTTTATTCAATTTCATAATCTTTATCACCTTATGTTTTTCGGCCGCGAAAACTGCGGCATGATTGTTCAGTGGATACAGCCATGAGCCTGAAAGAGCGTGGCAAACAGCGTGAGATGTAATTTAAGGATCAAAAAATCGCCCTGTGATCACGAAGAGATCACAAATTGATCACGCAGGTGGACAATGCGGAAAGTTCGGTTGCTCACAGAGCCCCGCTATTGCAGGGCTTTTTAATTGCTGAAAATTATAGAGCAGCGTGGAAGATTATGTGCAACCGGACTGAAAAATCACTCCACCTTGCAGGTTTTGATGCCGAAGGGAAGGTAGGCGGGACACCAACCAATAGCGGCGGTAAACAGGGGCACAATACCGACGGCACCCCAAACGCTGCCCGCCGGCCACACCCTTACTTTCGACGCAGCACGAGACTTTCCTCCTTATTCCTGAGTGCCGGAGACACTTATACCGGAAAACTATGGAAGATATTTAGCGCCATCATATCCGGCACACTGAATGAGTTACAGACAACGCTCGACGGTTCAGTTGGCAATGTTATGCCGGCAACTGACAAACGCGTCCGTGAGTTTTTATCCGCCGCCTTTAATTGGATGCATTTATGATGCGATTGGGGTATGAGTAATTGTGTAGAAGGAACGGGTTTTTGCCATTATGAATTCCAAAACTTGAGTTAAGCGTCTGGGCAGCCGCAGGATTAACCCTACCATTTCAGATCTTATATTTTTAAAATTTGCGGCAGCAAGCCAAAAAGTGCCTTCTTCGAATTGGATGAGGGGCGTTTCTCAATCAGATAATTAAGAAAGTTGTAAATATCAGGCTCCTGATTACCCGGATATTTTAAATACAGATCAATAGAAACTTTTCCGGTATCGCCATTATCATCAGATTCAAGCTGTAATTTATAACTGGTTAGTTTTTGTTGATCGGGTGTTGCTGTGAGAAACAGATGACTTTCCCATCTTTGCTCATCAGAAAAAATCTGATTCACTTTGATAAAAGCCTGAAACACATCAGGATTTATTGGCCGAGTGAATTCATCATATAAATATAATTCGAAGCCGCACTCCATGGAATACACACCTTCCAGATGGTAATGTTTGTTTGCAGCCATAAAAAACTGCCCCCCATGCCGGGGATTATGATCCATATGTGGCAGCATCGTCTTTTTGTTATTTTCTTCGGGTAATATTTTTTCCTGAGAAGAACGGTTTTTACAAAATTCAGACTCAATTTTAGATGTTGACTCTAGCGTGAAAGACTGAATATTATTTTCTGACAACTGATTATCTGCTGCCAATGTATTATTACCGTATGTTGCCAGGACTTTGCTAAAATTAAAGGTAAATATTAAGAGCACAGCAGTGACCATAAACAGTCTAAAGTGTTGATTTATTTTTTTCATTACCTTATGCAAACCGGACAGAATAGGTTCTCAGAATATTGGAGCGACTGCCATAAAGTAATATAATCAGGGCGATAGAAAAAATAGGTAAATGCCCTACCAATTCATGTATACCTGTCAGAATTGATGTTGCTATAAAAAAGAACGACACCACAAGCATAACAAATCGAGTAGAAATACCCAGAATAAGCATAAGACCAAATAATGCTTCGGCTAAACCACCGGCAAAAACAAAATGTAAATTAGTAAATTGCTCGAAACCCATCAGCGAAATAAAATTATAAAAACCGTTTTCTTCCAGAAAAACCAACCCCATCCCCGGATCCAGTAATTTATTATGTATGGCAAGCAGCAATAATTGCAAACCAATGAATATGCGCAAGGCTCTTGCGGCATTGGTTGCACCAACAGGAATAGGTATATCTAACTTGTTAAGTAGACTGCGGTCTCGACGGTTTATTCTGGGTGAAATTAATATTAATGCCAGTGCAAGACCTATAAATTCAAAAATATAATCAATCAATAATTCCATAGGTAACATGGCGGGTAAGAAAAAGATAAGCAGAAATAATAATAATCCAGATAATAAAGGTGAAATAAATAGCATTACCAGTACAGCCAACTGTATGAGCATTCCATTTACTTTCATTACATCCGGTAATATGAGATTAGGCGCTAAAAAAACACCTTGTATAATATTTATGGTTAACATGACGACAATAATCAAACTTAAAAAGTGCCATTCTAAACCTTTCATGGGATAAGGTTTGGAAAGATATTTATAATATAATTTATTTCCAGACGCTTTTTTTTCGAGCATGATACATATAAAGACAAACAATGCACCACCAACCATAATTAAAACCATTAACCAGTCTAATTGATAGGTGACATCTCGATAAGATCCTTCATCATCAACAAACCAGCGCAAGTGTGCAAAGGTGTTTTGGCTGAACAAAAAAAGAAAAAGAATTAATGTTTTAGATAGTGTTCTCATAAGCGCCAATTTTTGTCAGACAATCCGTCCAAGCAACTTTATTAAACCTTGTGCTTGGTAGGTGAACTCTATAGTGAATGTTTTTTTTGTTTTGTGATCTCACCCTCAAATTGCCAAGCTGACAGAGTGCCTTGGTCACATTATTTATGGATCACACTGTGCCAGCAGAATTTGAGTATTTGTGGTTTGAAAAACAGTATGTTTTTCGTCCGAGAAAACTGCGACATGATTGCTCAATGGATACAACCATAAGCCTGATAGAGCGTGGCAAACAGCGTGTGATGTAATTTAAGGATCAAAAACGCGCTGTGATCACGCTTGAGATGAGCGATAGGGAGACATTAGCGGACACAAAAAAACCCGCTATTGCGGGTCTTTTTTATTGCTGCAAATTATAAAGCAGCATGGAAGATCATGTGCAACCGGTCTGAAAAATCAGTCCACCTTACAGGTTTTGATGCCGAACGGCAGATAGGCGGGACACCAACCAATTGCGGCGGTAAACAGGGGCACAATACCGACGGCACCCCAAACGTTGCCCGTCGCCACACCCCAGCCAATCAGGCCCAAACCAACCACTACACGTACAATACGATCAACACCACCAACATTCTTTTTCATCACACTCTCCTTCACAATCGATAGAAAAAACAGACAAAATATAAAACGGCTGTTTTGTTACGAAGGATATTATCTCTATACCGCCTATGCAGTCTGTGACAATGTCACACAGGCGAGGTTCATCGGCTCCTAAGCTCGTTGCGTGAAACGCTTTATATCAATGATTTCGATTGAACCTCGGGCAATTCGAACCAGGCCGTCACTCTCAAAATCTTTAAGAATCCGACTCACCACCTCCCTGGAGGTACCCAGATCAGAGGCAATCTCCTGGTGTGTTGCAGAAACCCTGGTCCCATCCGGAGTGGAGTGGCTTTGCAAATAGTCCGCGATGCGTTCATCCATTCGCCGGAATACCACCTCTTCAACCACACTGATCACATTAGCCCCAATATTTCACAAAATAAAAGGCAGAATCCTCGTATATTCGATATAATTCAGTTACTTACACTGTAATCGAAAAGGATTCTGCCTGTGACAAACTGTAACCAAACTGTTCTGGAATTTCCAGTCCTTAAACGCCGCAAGGTACAGGCCGAATTTAGCGGCGGCGACATTACTTCAGATGGGGGTGTGCTTCTACTGAGACAGATCGACAGGCGACTCGGTTTAATGAAAGCGGTTGATGCCGTCATTCCAGATCCGCGAAATCCTGATTACATCACTCACTCCCAACTGAGCCTGCTACGACAACGTGTTTACGGTCTAGGCTTGGGCTATGAAGACCTCAACGATCACAAAACCCTGCGTAATGATCCTGCTTTGCAGACGGCTGTCGACCGGGAACAGAAATTGGGTAGTCAGTCTACCCTCTGTCGGCTTGAGGGCCGTACTGGAAGAAAGGCGGCAGTCGATATCCATAGGGTGTTGATCGACCAATTCATCGCTTCTTTTGACTCTCCTCCCGATGAGTTGATCCTGGACTTTGATGCCACCGATGATCAAGTTCATGGTATGCAGGAGGGACGCTTTTTCCATGGCTATTATGACCACTACTGTTTTCTTCCCCTCTATGTCTTTTGTGGTGATCAATTGCTCATCAGCTACCTGAGGCCCAGCAATGTTGACGGGGCGAAACATACATGGGCGATTCTGGCGTTACTGACGAAACGGCTGCGCCAGGAATGGCCCGATGTTCAGATCATCTTCCGAGGAGACTCCGGGTTCTGTCGCCATAGAATGCTGGACTGGTGTGAACGCCGTGGTGTGAAGTACATCATTGGTATTGCCCGCAATAAGCGGCTGGAGCAGATGATTGAACCGGGTATGCAGATTGTTGAACAACTTGTCGAACTGACTGGCGAGAAACAGCGGGAGTTCTTCCGGTTGCACTATGCCGCCAAGAGTTGGAAACATACTCGCCAGGTCATTGCTAAGCTGGAGGTCACAGACAAGGGGCGCAATCCACGTTTCATCGTCACCAATCTGGAAGGTGACAAGCAGGCACTCTACGATGATCTCTACTGTGCCCGTGGCGAGATGGAGAACCGGATTAAAGAGCAGCAGATGGGGCTCTTTGCAGATCGTACCAGTGCCCACTATTGGTGGGCGAATCAGTTCCGGTTACTCCTCTCCAGCCTGGCTTATGTGCTGATGGAGAGTATCCGCCGGTTGGCGCTCAAGGGCACAGAACTGGCGAGAGGCCAAGTAGGCACGCTTCGGATCAAGTTGTTAAAGATCGGTGCAGTTATGCTGCGCAATACGCGCCGTATCCGCTTCCTGCTCTCCAGCGCTTACCCTTATCAGGATCTCTTCGCCTTGGTGGTTGCTCGTCTGCGACCCGGATAGTTCTCAAGGAGTGCCGCCCCGGCACGATGATAAACAATGGGGGTAAGGGGGAGGTGTGCTTTGATTGTCAGAAAACCACCTTCGATAAGATATACATTCCTATCTTGCTTCTGACTTGCTTAGTATGGGTTAAAAAGCATCGAATCGAATGCTGGGTGAAACATGCGGGTTAGTCAGTCGCTGTGCCACCAAGCTAAAAACATACTCTCGCCAAGCACTCCACTCCGCCAGCCACACCCTTACTTTAGACGCAGGAATAACAAAAGCAGTCACAGGTGTCTCGGCTACGGCAAATGCGGGAAAGGGAATACCACTGAGGATACAAGAGGCGGTCAGAATGCAGCTTTCACCAAAGCCTACCCTATAGAGGGTAATCTCCCGGCCGTTCTCCCCTATCTTGTAGACCCTTGCGCTACCTTCAACAACCAGTGCCAAATGCGTACACTCACGCCCTTCGAGGCATATATGGCTCTGTTGAATTGCACCGAATACTGACCCGGGATTTGCACCGAAAAGTGACCCACCCTGATTAGTCAGATTATTAACTATTTTCTGTTAGTTTTGCCAGTTATTCCCTCCCTGTTGCAGGTTGAATGTTTCAAGCGGTAGCTCTCATTGCCTGTCTCGATGATGTGGCAATGATGAGTCAGTCGGTCAAGCAGCGCTGTGGTCAACTTTGCATCACTAAATACATTTGGCCATTCCGAGAAGCTCAGATTAGTTGTGATAATGATGCTGGTCTTTTCATAAAGTTTGCTGATCAGATGGAACAGCAAGGCACCTCCTGCTTGGCTGAACGGGAGATATCCCAGTTCATCTAGTATCACCAAGTCCGTATGGATCAGCCGATTGGCTAGTCGGCCGGGTTTGCCGATCAACTTCTCCTGCTCCAGATCGTTGACCAGTTCGATGGTGGAGAGAAAGCGTACGCGGTAGCGATGATGCTGGATGGCCTGTACACCGATTGCAGTTGCCAGGTGTGTTTTGCCAGTACCCGGGCCACCGACCAACACCACATTCTGTGCATCCTCGGTAAACTCACAGCGATGCAGCGCCCGGATCAGCGGTTCATCCACGGCACTCTGAGCAAAGTCAAAGCCGGTGAGGTCACGATAGGCCGGGAACCGTGCCGCCTTCATCTGGTATTTTTAGTGAGCGTACATCCCGTTCTGCTACTTCAGCCTTGATCAGGGTGTCCAGTATGTCCTGTGCTTGCTGAAAGGCCGGTGAGGCTTGTTCGCCCAAATCAGCTACCGCATCAGCCATGCCAAACAGCTTCATCTGCTTCATGGTCTGGATTATGGCATCAGTGTTCATGGCGACCACCTCTGAGCCTATCGTAGCGGGCCGTATTGGCCAGGGGCTCGGTGGCGAGTGACAATGCCCTGGGTGGTTCGATGGGCTGTGGTGTGGGACGATCCTGCAGGCGACTGAGGCAGTTCAGGACATGCTGCTTGGAAGGTTTGCCTGTCAATAAAGCCTCGGCAACCGCTTGCTCGACCAGGTGCTCATCGTGCAGTAAGACCAGTGCCAGAATATCGACCATCTACGCGGTCACCACCAGGCCGCTTGATCAACTTTTTCTGTAGCTGTTTGAAGCTCTCAGGCAGGTCATTAAATGGTGCGCCATTACGTAGTGCCCCAGGCTTGCGCTGTACCACGCTCAGGTAGTGACGCCAGTCGTAGAGGATCTTGCCTGGGACACTATGGTCTCGGGTGAAGACCCGGTCATGCACCGCAATCACGCTGGCCTCGGCGACAATCTCCAGCCGGTCAGCATAGACGCGAAGGCTAACCACCCGGTTGGCAAAGCTGGCCGGAATGCTATAGCGGTTGCGTTCGAAGGTAATCAAGCAAGTCGAGGAAACCCGCTTGGTATGCTCGACAAAGCCATCAAAGGGGGCAGGCACTGCCATCAGTAGTGTCTGCTCTTCGGCGAGCAAATCAGCAATCGAGCGTCGTTTATCCTGTGTATGGGGGGTCTCTTGCCATAGCTGCTGGCAGCGGGCAGTCAACCAGATGTTCAGATCCTCCAGCGACCTGAAGGACGGAGCGGATTGCCAGAGTCGATGCCGTGCATCCCGCACGCCTTTCTCTACTTGGCCTTTCTCCCAGCCAGCCGCCGGGTTGCAGAACTCGGCCTCAAAAAGGTAGTGACTGACCATGGCCTGAAAACGTTTGTTCACCACCCGTTCTTTGCCCCGCCCGACCTTATCCACGGCGGTCTTCATATTATCGTAGATGCCGCGCTCTGGAATCCCGCCTAAGGCAGTCAGAGCATGGTAGTGAGCATCAAACAGCATCTCGTGGCTTTGTGCCAGATAGGCTCGGAGTATAAAGGCCCGGCTATAGCAGAATTTGAAATGGGCTACCTGCAACTTGGTGTTGACCCCGTTGATCACGGCCCAGTCCTCACTCCAGTCGAACTGAAAGGCCTCACCGGGGGCAAACTGTAACGGGACGAAGGTGTTTTTACTGGCTGTACGTTTAGCGTCTTGCTGTGCATCACGCCAATCACGGGCAAAGGCTGCAACCCGATCATAGGAGCCGGTATAACCCAAGCGAACCAAGTCCAGGTGCAACTGCTTGAGACTCCTCCTTTGTTTGCGGTGACGCCTGGACTCCCGATGTAACCAGTTGGTTAGTGTCAGCTCATAGTCATCCAGCTTGCTGGGCGACTTGCGTTTGGGGTATTTGGGTTCTATTACATTGTTTGCCAGGTACTTGCGTACGGTATTGCGGGACAATCCTGTCCGTCTGGCAATCTCTCGTATCGGCATCCCTTCTCGATAATGCCATCGTCGAATCACGCTTAATAATGCCACGTCTATCACTCCAGTTACTCCTGCCCAGGGTCTGAGCAGGTAGAGGCTATACGTGGGTCAAAATTCGATGCAAATATGGGGGGTTAATGGGTCAGTTTTGGGTGCAAAACAACAATATATGGCTTCCTTTCTCTAGTTTCACAATACTTCCGCT from Candidatus Sedimenticola sp. (ex Thyasira tokunagai) carries:
- a CDS encoding IS256 family transposase; translation: MSEQFDFNKALAALQNGQDLTGKNGILTPLIKQLTEAALKAELESHLALDEASNRKNGSSRKTIKSTSGSFDLDTPRDRAGSFEPQLIKKHQTHLTDEIERKIISMFGLGMSYQDIASHVAELYGLSISNALISSVTDKLIPELKQWQQRPLESHYPFVWLDAIHYKVKEDGRYGSKAVYTVLGLNLEGKKEILGLYLSESEGANFWLSVLTDLSNRGIEDILIASVDGLKGFPEAINSIFPDTEVQLCVIHQIRNSMKYVASKNQKAFMADLKPVYKAVNKEAAEAALGELESRWGAQYPIVLKSWRSKWENLSVYFKYPADIRRVVYTTNAIEAVHRQFRKLTKTKGAFPNENSLMKLLYMGIQNASKKWTMPIQNWNLTLSQLSIYFEGRLDGVLDI
- a CDS encoding Crp/Fnr family transcriptional regulator: MVNNLTNQGGSLFGANPGSVFGAIQQSHICLEGRECTHLALVVEGSARVYKIGENGREITLYRVGFGESCILTASCILSGIPFPAFAVAETPVTAFVIPASKVRVWLAEWSAWREYVFSLVAQRLTNPHVSPSIRFDAF
- a CDS encoding response regulator transcription factor, with protein sequence MQRKVLIVEDEPDISRLVQEHLADIGCDADIAGDGGSALSLFAEGGYQLVVLDLMLPDTDGLTLCRQMRETAGYIPILMLTAKSSELDRVLGLEMGADDYLTKPFSIPELIARIKALFRRVDALKQPDITETPGQILQWDGMVIDVDRRQVIIDDHQVELTAREFDLLLFFARHPGRVFSRVQLLDQVWGYNHDGYEHTVNSHINRLRAKIESDPSNPRFIRTVWGVGYKFSDTQE
- a CDS encoding DUF2892 domain-containing protein, translating into MKKNVGGVDRIVRVVVGLGLIGWGVATGNVWGAVGIVPLFTAAIGWCPAYLPFGIKTCKVD
- a CDS encoding IS1380 family transposase — encoded protein: MTNCNQTVLEFPVLKRRKVQAEFSGGDITSDGGVLLLRQIDRRLGLMKAVDAVIPDPRNPDYITHSQLSLLRQRVYGLGLGYEDLNDHKTLRNDPALQTAVDREQKLGSQSTLCRLEGRTGRKAAVDIHRVLIDQFIASFDSPPDELILDFDATDDQVHGMQEGRFFHGYYDHYCFLPLYVFCGDQLLISYLRPSNVDGAKHTWAILALLTKRLRQEWPDVQIIFRGDSGFCRHRMLDWCERRGVKYIIGIARNKRLEQMIEPGMQIVEQLVELTGEKQREFFRLHYAAKSWKHTRQVIAKLEVTDKGRNPRFIVTNLEGDKQALYDDLYCARGEMENRIKEQQMGLFADRTSAHYWWANQFRLLLSSLAYVLMESIRRLALKGTELARGQVGTLRIKLLKIGAVMLRNTRRIRFLLSSAYPYQDLFALVVARLRPG
- a CDS encoding helix-turn-helix domain-containing protein gives rise to the protein MDERIADYLQSHSTPDGTRVSATHQEIASDLGTSREVVSRILKDFESDGLVRIARGSIEIIDIKRFTQRA